From Sphingobium sp. RAC03, a single genomic window includes:
- the ychF gene encoding redox-regulated ATPase YchF — MGFRCGIVGLPNVGKSTLFNALTETQAAQAANYPFCTIEPNEGRVAVPDPRLETIAKIGGSAKIIETQLAFVDIAGLVRGASKGEGLGNQFLANIRETDAIVHVLRCFEDDDITHVENKVDPIADAETVETELMLADLESLEKRVPNLLKKGAQGDKEAKAAAAVLGQALDLLRDGKPARLTVPRDEEEARLFAQAQLLTAKPVLYVCNVEEDSASSGNAHSARVFEKAAAENAKAVIVSAAIEAELVTMPVEERAEYLEALGLAEAGLARIIRAGYELLGLITFFTVGPKEARAWTVARGSKAPQAAGAIHTDFEKGFIRAETMAFDDYVQFNGETGAKEAGKWRSEGKEYVTQDGDIMLFRFNV, encoded by the coding sequence ATGGGTTTTCGTTGTGGTATCGTCGGTCTTCCCAATGTGGGCAAGTCCACCCTGTTCAACGCGCTGACGGAGACGCAGGCGGCGCAGGCGGCGAACTATCCCTTCTGCACGATCGAGCCGAATGAGGGGCGCGTGGCCGTGCCCGACCCTCGACTGGAGACGATTGCAAAGATCGGCGGGTCGGCCAAGATCATCGAGACACAACTGGCGTTCGTGGACATTGCAGGGCTGGTACGCGGCGCATCCAAGGGTGAAGGGCTGGGCAACCAGTTCCTGGCGAATATCCGCGAGACCGACGCGATCGTCCATGTGCTGCGCTGCTTCGAGGATGACGACATCACCCATGTCGAAAACAAAGTCGATCCGATCGCCGACGCGGAGACAGTCGAGACGGAATTGATGCTGGCTGACCTCGAAAGCCTGGAAAAGCGCGTTCCCAACCTGTTGAAAAAGGGTGCGCAGGGCGACAAGGAAGCTAAGGCGGCCGCCGCCGTTCTGGGCCAGGCGCTCGACCTGCTGCGCGACGGCAAGCCTGCGCGCCTGACAGTGCCGCGCGACGAGGAAGAAGCGCGGCTGTTCGCGCAGGCGCAGCTGCTGACCGCCAAGCCCGTCCTCTATGTCTGCAATGTCGAAGAGGACAGCGCGTCGAGCGGCAACGCCCATTCGGCGCGTGTGTTCGAGAAGGCGGCGGCGGAAAATGCCAAGGCCGTCATCGTCTCGGCCGCCATCGAAGCCGAACTCGTCACCATGCCGGTCGAGGAACGGGCGGAATATCTCGAAGCGCTAGGCCTTGCCGAAGCGGGTCTCGCGCGGATCATCCGGGCGGGCTATGAACTGCTCGGCCTCATCACTTTCTTCACCGTGGGTCCAAAGGAAGCACGCGCCTGGACGGTGGCGCGCGGATCGAAGGCACCGCAGGCGGCCGGCGCGATCCATACCGATTTCGAAAAAGGCTTCATCCGCGCCGAAACCATGGCCTTTGACGATTATGTCCAG